TTCGGTATTAGCTGCGATAGTTTTCTTTAGAAAATggtattttggtttggtttcgaaaatctatattaaaatactGAAATTATAACCATTCCTTCTTCAGGATCATTCATACATGTACTTTAATTGTCTCTCTGCCAAAACTCcattatctgtttttttttcgcCCAACACATGTAATCTATCTTGAAATCACTTAGCCAACAATATCTTCTTGTTATCATACCATGCATTATATCAAGGAAAGCTAACTCTAGCCTAGATATTAGACCAAATGCGGCTTTTGTGAGTATATTAGAATCAAGCCAGCAGTCATTTCTTGCACCTTTCCCTTTGGCATTCACATCATTACTGAAACACATGCACCTGGTGGCTTACTTAACTACCCTTTTGTCGAatctgatttgtttttttttttttttttttttttttgaaaaagggcatttgaatctgatttgttGTTACATGATGATATCTAATTCTTGTATAATCCATTGTTTACAATTCATCCGCTCTACTCCATCTTATCTTTACTAAATATCTTTGTTTTATGGATCATTCACTTTCTTCTGGAAGAGAAATAATGTCCCATCTTCCAAAATTTATGATCTAGAAAAGTGGCGTCGTTTTGACATTGTCATCTAAATCATTGACAAGAATGTCAAGAAGACTGAGGAACAATccaatattttaaagtttttaaatgttgtgtttagtttttaaatgttgtttttaatttttaaattagaacATAATTAAATATGAAGTCTAGAGCATAATTTTTTAGTATCTGATTGAACTATATCCATGCCAAGCATAAAATTAGAACATTAGATTAATTGGTTAGTTACTTTGAAGTGTAAAAGTATTTAACAAAAGATGTGCACAATGCGAATTATAATTATTGTATAcagttttaaaaacaatatacaATAGTTCATAACTTGCAACATATTCCAAATATGCTTAGGCACTACGGTTTGTGTTTAAGTTTCCAAAATTAATTAACTGAATCCCTCAATGAGCATTTAAGTGAATTCAACATTGTGTTGCATATCCACTTCATCAAGTTTGTTTGGTTACCTAACCGAATTTTCTTATTCCCAAAGTagaatcaaaataaaagaatacAAATTAGTACAATAAACATGATGACCCaacaaaattataattgttACATTTGATTTTAACGTTAACCGAAAACGTTTCACCTAGAAGCAATATATATAAACCTAATAAATATTTGCCAGTTCTTACAAatagctatttttttttttttttctgttttggatTGGGTAACTACAAAATCTATTGGGCCGTACAATATTCTCATGCGTACCCCAAGGATTGGGTAAATACAAAATTCGCTATTGGGCCGTACAGATATCTCAGGTGTATTATTATTATCCAAACTCTATCCAGTAATCTACACGTCGATAGTTTTTAAAGTTTGTGGGTCCCACAGAACTATTAATTTTGGTTTGCCAAACGCGGATTGATGAGAGCTTCTATTGTTTCATGggtcattttattttagttGAAGAGCTCAAAACTACGAAGCCCatcataaaaagaaaataattggCGTTTAAGATAGGATTCGATTAGCTCAGAAATACTCAACCCTGACCCCTCCCACCCTTGATTGTCACCATCTGAAACGCTAAAATCACTTTCTTTTCCATTTAAAGCTTAGTCTCCCctatctcttcatctccttctctttctcgCCCTCTGATGAACGTTTCTCTCTCAACCATTGCGACGAGTGCTCCCTTCACACTACTAAACTCAACAACTCCTCCGATCTCTGCGTCTCCTTCGCTTTACTATCAAAGCTTGAAGCATTTGATAACTGAAAGACACCTGAAAACCTATAAATAGAAGAGGGTTGAGACTGGAATCTAGCATCTCATACACGGTCTTTGAGATTCTCTTTCGTCAAACCTTAGATCACTTTTCTCCGCTGCAATTGCTACTCAATCTGCTGCTCCACACGCCGGCCACCAAATTTTACTTTTAGCTGAGCATTGCTGCCAtcaaagctttcaaaaccaggTACGCTTTAAGTAATAGTTTATATCAAATGCTTCCTTGCTAAATTCTGTATTTAACTCTATGTCTGTCCATCTTGTGAATTGTATTAAACAGATGGAAACTAGGGATACGGGCTTTGGTATCCATTTGTAAGGAATTTAACATTAAATCCAAGTTTTCGCGTcccttttaaaataatttctactGTTTACAGCTTGAGAGGTGCGGCAACTGAGCTTTTCCCATGTGTAGAGACAATGGTAGAGATTCAAAAGAAACAATTTGTGACAAATGGAGCCATACCTCTCCAAGTAAACCGCATGTAactatattatgatttttaacaATATTGTATCATTTGATCgccttatttgatttttttatcaatggcCTTTGTTAAGATCCAGGGAGCTGACTTCCTGAGCAGAGCTCGGATCGTCAGTGTGCTGCAGAAAAATGGATAGCCTTATCTTTCTTGCACCCGCTGCAGCAGAAAGTTGGACAAATCACAGACTTCGCTCCGGTTCAACAAATGTGTGTCACCAAACCTGTGTTATCAGTTTCTGATAAGTCATGTTTAGTCTCAGCTATAACAATATCCACCTTTAACTAACAAATCCAACTTAGCACACAGGTTACGTGTTGAGCTAGCTGGTGAAGATGGTGAAGACAGTGATATGTTTGTCGTGTTTTACACAAAAATGACGTAACTCACCTAGATAGAATCAGCCTGTCTCTTGAGAGGTTCGCTTCCACAAACACACTCCATTTATCTAACGTTTATGTTAGCACTATCGCTGCTGTCATTAACGGTCAAAGCTTAGATGAACTTACTGGCAAGCAATACCTCTTTCAGATTTCGATTGACACCCTACAATTTCACTCCCAACCACCTCACCTTCACGGTGTCTGCAATTAGTGAAGACGTGGCTGTGAAGACTCATTCAAGGGTAAGCTAAGCTTTCTTCAGTTAACATCCTCAATGATGGTGATCTGAAATAACCGATATACTAATTAGTTTCAGGTGAAAGCATCTACAAGTCCTACAAGCGGCAGGCCAGAGTGACAACCATCCACCTGATTCTGGCATCCAACTGTGAGTGAATCTTAGAAGTGTATCAAGCCATCGTTCTTACTAAGTTTTCTTCTCATTCGTTACAAACTCTATCCAATAAGTTTTTCCCTTTGTTTCAGTTTatcatgtttatttttttttttaaattctgcAACAAGTTCCTgctgaagaaaataaaagtttctACTGGGAGCAGtgttattttcattttagtgAAGGGAAGCTTGAAAGCTATTTACATATTTACAAACAATTGTCTGTTATCTATATACTTTATACACCTTACATAGATTTTATACTATACATAAAACCAAATTCTCAAAACCCTCACTGAGTCGTATTCTTGAAAAAAGTCAACTCTATTTTACACAAATCAGACTATCAGAGACTTGAGCAAGAGACATAAACACCAAAGTATTTAGCACCACTATTTAATGGGACTCCATATAAGCCCATTTAAAAGCTACGTCtaagtttatttaataaaacaaagtGTCGATAACGAATTGGTCGCAGCAGAGCCACCTAAGCAATTTGCAGCTTCAAACCACTCTTTAGGCCGAATAACCAATGAATTTCAATGTTACCCATTTTAGTAGTCGGGTGTACTGAGATAGGCACATGCTTCAACTCAACCAAATCGTTAAACCATTAACAtcttacaaattaaaaaaataatcgcattaatttattttaattgaatttattaagattttattttctttcaataTAAATGATGTTTTCAGATTTCTGTCCAAACTTCAATGATGTTTACAAGTCCTCCTCGAGTAAATCAAGAATACACCTACACATCCCCACTTATGTCCTATGTTACATTTAAACGGACGTGGAAGTAGAAGCATATGAAAGTACagaaatgagatttttttttaaaaaaatagaaagtgagtacgtgattttaaaaaaaaattagattttatataaattaaaactataattttatactttttattgatagacattgtgttttttttttaaagaatggaagcgtgattccaaaaccgaatcgtaagcttccaacgtgtttttaaagagaatattttagaagcGTTTTGGAAACGAGATTCAATAGGCTTCCACAAAGTTCCGATTCCGATTTCAGTTCCAAAGCGGAAAGCGAACGTCCGATGAAGCTTTCGTGCAACGTAGCTAATGCCTCCATCCACAACCAGACATATGCAAATATCTGTAACAACACAAGATTAAGAACAACTTCACTTACTAAGGTTTCCTCCATGAATTAAGCAGCAACAACGACAAATGTTGGTTAGCGAATTTTCCAAAATTGAcacgatttttttattttaattattgcgATTCTCCCAATATAAACCCACCCAAAAGTTGAGGGAAGAATCAAGAGAAAAGGACTTCAGCGAACGTCACCGTTTCACTTGAGACCTTGTTAACAAGACTTGGCGATTATCACAACACACACTTTAGACACATTTGGCGTCTCTCCGTCGAGATCGAGACTTGGCTttcatctccaaaaaaaaaccgTTATGGAGCTTCTCCGATCGAACTTGTCTAGGGTTCAGATCCCAGAACCCACCCACCGCATCTACAAGCACGAGTGTTGCCTCTCCTTCGATACCCCGGTAAACCCTCTCACAGCTCGTTTTCTTCTTATTGACTCATTCGACTGATGTGTGGTGTGGTGATGATTTTTACAGAGATCGGAAGGAGGATTGTTCGTAGACATGAACAGCTTCCTTGCTTTTGGAAAAGACTACGTTGCTTGGAATCACGAGAAGACGGGGAATCCTGTTTATCTCCACATCAAGGAGACTCCCAAGTCTGTTCCCGAGGATCGCCCTCTCAAGAAACCTACTCTCCTCGCTATAGGTATGAAACATTTAATCTCTAAACTGAATTGCAATGGGCGTAACTGTTTTATGAGTGAACTTTCTCATTTGAGGATTTTCTTACTTGTAATTTCGCAGGAGTTGATGGCGGATTTGACAACAATGAGACTGAGTATGAGGAATCTTATAGCATAGTCATACTTCCCGACTTTGTTTCACTTCCTTTCCCTTCTGTTGAGCTACCAGAGAAGGTGCTAGAGAAAGGATTTACAGCAACATGATCTATGCATGTGTTAagcttttttaattttatttcgtGATTATAATAGGTGAGGATTGCGGTTGATACTGTTCTGAGTGCCGTTGGTGCTGAGCGGAGAGAGCAAGTTGCAGCCTGGACAGCTGACGAGAAGAAAGCTAGTGAACATGCTTTGACGCTGCAGCAGATCAAGAGCGGCGTTGTTATTCCTCCCTCTGGTTGGAAATGTGCCAAGTGTGATAAGAAGGAGAATCTCTGGCTTAATCTTACCGACGGGATGATTCTCTGTGGAAGGAAAAACTGGGATGGGACTGGTGGAAACAACCATGCTGTTGAGCACTACAAGGAAACAAGCTACCCTCTTGCTGTAAAGCTTGGAACTATCACCGCTGACTTGGAATCAGCAGGTAATGGAAACTTGTCTTGTTTTCTTAATCTAATTTTAGTCGCATCTGTAATATTCGGGGATTGGAATAGGCGTGAGGTGATACCTTTTGGACAAATGTTATATGTGGTTGGAATCTCGTACGTACATTATCAAAATAAAGATGAATCCGTATTCACTGTTGTGAATAGATAATGTCAGTTGACTGCTAGCTCTTTCGGCTGGATAAGGGGGACTTCCTTCATCACTTTGTTTTTATGTGTTCATTTTCATGTTCTTGGGAGGGTTTTAATATCTTCTGCACTTTCGGTTGCAAATTATTTGGCAGATGTGTATTCCTACCCGGAAGATGACAGTGTTTTGGACCCACTCCTGGCTCAGCATCTGGCCCATTTTGGAATCGACTTCTCCTCGATGCAGAAGGTCAGTATGGTCTAAGTCATGAATTTCGTAAACTGCGTTTTTATTAAAGGCTCAATCTTAGGTATTCTTGTCGTGTTGGGGTTTGTATAGATACCCTTTCTGGGTCACATTGGTCAAGTGCTGGTTGTTCCAGAATGCTTCTATCttgagctctttttttttttctcactatCAACTGCCACAAAACAACCTTGTTCATCTTGTACATACGTGGCACATGTATGAGGCTAAATTTCCCATTTGCCAAGAGCAAGTAGACTCACATCAGTGTTATTGCATACTATTTTATTCTATTTCTAGTTCTACTGTCCCTGTTTGCTAGTTTATTGCTTAAAGATATGTTATTTTGATAAAGCTTCTTTTATCTGAATAATCTCGACTTTCTTGGGTTGTTTGAATCAATCTTTACAGACAGAAATGACAACTGCCGAAAGAGAACTTGATCAAAATACGAATTTTGATTGGAACCGTATACAAGAGAGTGGAAAAGAATTGGTGCCAGTTTTTGGACCTGGATATACTGGACTTGTCAATCTTGGCAACAGGTATTCTTTGTAATTAAAATCTTATCATGGATCTCATTTCCTTGTTGATGCCTTATGCCCGTTTCATTTCCTTTGCTAGTTGCTACTTGGCAGCTACGATGCAGATTCTTTTCTCGACCCATTCGTTTATTTCAAGGTACTATTTGCAAGTAGATGGCATCAGCCTTGTTTCCTTTTATTACTTGTATTACTAAGGCAAAACAAACCTTGTAGAATCCACTGTAGTAACTAAAGGCAAAACAAACCTCGTAGAATCCACTGTAGTAACTTCTGGTACTAAAATTGTTGCAGATACTTCTCACATCAGAGCTTAAAGTTGGCATTTGAAATGGCTCCTGCTGATCCAACTTTGGACCTCAATATGCAATTGTGAGTTTCTGCTAGAAAAATTATTACTATGTTTTATACTCTTGAGTTTCTGTTATCATACGGTTAAACTTTTGACACACTAAAGATAAAAAGGTTCTAACATTGTATATGTGGATGCTCTGTATCTGCATGATCCATCCTCAAGTTTTTGTTTATCTGCATGATCCATCCTCaagtttttgttatttctcCGCTTGGTTCAGTTTGCTGTTCAGTTTGTTTATATGCTGTTCAGTTTGTTATAAATCTGATTTCCATGAGGAAATTTGCATGTCGGTTTTGCATATTCATTTCCTAAATTTTTGGTGGCAGGACAAAGCTTGGACATGGTTTACTATCTGGGAAGTACTCTATTCCTGTAACAGAGGTATGGCTATTTAAAGAGACATATATTATCCAAACCACCGCATTTGGCCTCAGTACATTGATTTTCCCCTTCTTATAAATGCAGAAGGATGCTGCAACTGCAGAAGCTGTAAGATTCTATTTGATATGTTTATTAaatatcttgtccatattgtcttttgaataaaatatacaTGCGCAAAGATGGCACACATTGTTTTGTACTGTGTTGATTTCTAATGACTTTACATATTTGCTTGTCTTTAATCGATAACAGAGGCAAGAAGGAATCCCTCCTCGCATGTTCAAATCGGTAGTTGCTGCTGGCCATGGAGAGTTCTCTTCTATGAGACAGCAGGTGAAAACCATGTCTTTTGGAATGTTAAGAATTTTGACTGGTGCTCCTGTCTACACATCTCTTTATTGAATTCATTAAGATTTCACACTACTAGCACCATTCTGTTTTGTAGGATGCTCTCGACTTTTTCCTCCACTTGCTAGATAAAGTTGAGCGTGGCAACAACACGAGACCAGATTTAGACCCCTCGAGGAGCTTCAAGTTTGGAGTAGAAGAAAAGATCCTTTGTTCATCTGGGAAGGTCTCATATAATAAGAGGGATGACTGTATTCTTTCTTTGAACATTCCACTGCAGGAGGCAACTAATAAAGGTATATCTTGTTCTTCTCTGTTCCGCTTCCTTTTATCATTTGGCCTGTTTCTTAATTATGTGGTGTTTTGTTTTGCTATACCTTTGGTGATCAAGATGAATTAGAAGCCTTTAACAACCAGACAGCAGGCAAAGGACTGGAAGAAAATAATATGTGAGTTAGTTGACTCAAGTTTAGTGTATTTCATTTTCTCTGC
This region of Brassica napus cultivar Da-Ae chromosome C5, Da-Ae, whole genome shotgun sequence genomic DNA includes:
- the LOC106377595 gene encoding ubiquitin carboxyl-terminal hydrolase 14, which gives rise to MELLRSNLSRVQIPEPTHRIYKHECCLSFDTPRSEGGLFVDMNSFLAFGKDYVAWNHEKTGNPVYLHIKETPKSVPEDRPLKKPTLLAIGVDGGFDNNETEYEESYSIVILPDFVSLPFPSVELPEKVRIAVDTVLSAVGAERREQVAAWTADEKKASEHALTLQQIKSGVVIPPSGWKCAKCDKKENLWLNLTDGMILCGRKNWDGTGGNNHAVEHYKETSYPLAVKLGTITADLESADVYSYPEDDSVLDPLLAQHLAHFGIDFSSMQKTEMTTAERELDQNTNFDWNRIQESGKELVPVFGPGYTGLVNLGNSCYLAATMQILFSTHSFISRYFSHQSLKLAFEMAPADPTLDLNMQLTKLGHGLLSGKYSIPVTEKDAATAEARQEGIPPRMFKSVVAAGHGEFSSMRQQDALDFFLHLLDKVERGNNTRPDLDPSRSFKFGVEEKILCSSGKVSYNKRDDCILSLNIPLQEATNKDELEAFNNQTAGKGLEENNMSADEIVRPRVPLEACLATFASPEQIHDYYSTALKGKTTAIKTTGLTSFPDYLVLHMRKFVMDAGWVPKKLDVYIDVPDVIDISHMRSKGLQPGEELLPDGVPEEVMETAQPVANEEIVAQLVSMGFNQLHCQKAAINTSNAGVEEATNWLFSHMDDPDIDAPISHQASDVDQSSVDTLISFGFAEEVARKALKASGGDIEKATDWIFNNRNASVSDMDVSSSSSVQTPAQTGLPDGGGRYKLFGIVSHMGTSTHCGHYVAHILKEGRWVIFNDSKVGISTDPPKDMGYLYFFQRLDN